One genomic region from Oncorhynchus keta strain PuntledgeMale-10-30-2019 chromosome 33, Oket_V2, whole genome shotgun sequence encodes:
- the LOC118366174 gene encoding ragulator complex protein LAMTOR4-like produces the protein MTTSALTQGLERIPDQLGYLVISEDGVLASAGELENDEHTAGVIMQMVRTACHFRLQGAVEPPFKRMSVMLEDYVYTVTVSGQKVFVVKRQNNKREPVVV, from the exons ATG ACTACTAGCGCTCTGACACAGGGTCTGGAGAGGATCCCGGATCAACTGGGATATTTGGTGATCAGTGAGGATGGCGTATTGGCA TCTGCAGGGGAGCTGGAGAATGATGAGCACACAGCTGGGGTCATAATGCAGATGGTGCGGACAGCATGTCACTTCAGACTGCAGGGTGCTGTTGAGCCACCCTTCAAACGCATGTCAG TCATGCTAGAGGACTATGTGTACACAGTGACCGTGTCTGGTCAAAAGGTGTTTGTGGTGAAACGTCAGAACAACAAGAGGGAACCTGTAGTGGTGTAG